Proteins from a genomic interval of Arachis hypogaea cultivar Tifrunner chromosome 10, arahy.Tifrunner.gnm2.J5K5, whole genome shotgun sequence:
- the LOC112716815 gene encoding cation/calcium exchanger 2: MGHYTLLLNTCFLIVVCAFMVVHLQLPEVVDMDNHTDNSFSNITTDQDCNSLHNHGDYKHKCLYLKSNDPCVSQGYIDYLFFFYCKLGRFPLLGYTLLILWLLVLFYMLANTTCQYFCPSLENLSKFLRLSPTIAGVTLLSLGNGASDVFSSLVSFQGSGTQSIGFNTVLGGVSFVTCVVVGLVSISIRNKSVGVIKSAFVRDVCFLFLVLLFLFSILISGEINVLGAVGFTLLYGLYVVVVYVSSTRWKDGCGGEHQEGVVGVDGVADIAENLNVQLLNSIEKGFIDENEMNDVKEKRNWCLGSSIWRNSLYALEMPLYLPRRLTIPVVCEENWSKPFAVGSVILAPVLLCVIWVPFNRENFMSTFMIYGIGLLIGIVLGIAAILTTNMWAPPPRKWLFPWLAGGFLMSVTWSYISAQELVGLLVSIGYICGISPSILGLTVLAWGNSLGDLMTNLTLAINGGSEGAQIAISGCYAGPIFNTLVGLGLSLVTCTWSQYPQSVVITKDLYLWETMGFLVIGLIWALVVLIRKDMKFNGLLGVGLLVIYFVSLFLRLVQSKGSLDLDQF; encoded by the coding sequence ATGGGTCACTACACTTTGTTGTTGAACACTTGTTTTCTTATAGTGGTGTGTGCCTTCATGGTTGTTCATTTGCAACTTCCTGAAGTTGTCGATATGGACAACCATACCGACAACTCTTTCTCTAACATAACAACCGACCAAGATTGCAACAGTTTGCACAACCATGGCGACTACAAACACAAGTGTCTGTACCTCAAATCCAACGATCCATGCGTGTCTCAGGGCTACATCGAttaccttttcttcttctattgcaAGCTTGGGAGGTTCCCTCTTTTAGGTTACACTCTATTGATACTTTGGCTCCTTGTTTTGTTTTACATGTTGGCAAACACAACCTGTCAGTATTTTTGTCCTTCACTTGAAAACCTTTCAAAGTTTCTTAGGTTGTCGCCAACAATTGCTGGGGTGACTCTTCTCTCCCTTGGCAATGGTGCCAGTGATGTCTTCTCAAGCCTTGTTTCTTTCCAAGGAAGTGGGACCCAAAGCATTGGCTTCAACACTGTTCTTGGTGGGGTTTCTTTTGTCACTTGTGTTGTTGTGGGCCTAGTTAGCATTTCAATACGTAACAAGAGTGTTGGGGTTATCAAATCTGCGTTTGTGAGAGAcgtttgctttctctttctcgttcttttgttcttgtttagCATCTTGATCAGTGGTGAGATCAATGTTCTTGGTGCAGTTGGTTTTACTCTTTTGTATGGGTTGTATGTGGTTGTTGTTTACGTGTCTTCCACGCGATGGAAGGATGGTTGTGGTGGCGAACATCAAGAAGGGGTTGTCGGGGTTGATGGTGTTGCTGATATTGCTGAAAATCTGAACGTGCAGCTTCTGAATTCCATTGAGAAAGGTTTTATTGATGAAAATGAAATGAATGATGTTAAAGAAAAGAGGAACTGGTGTTTGGGATCTTCAATATGGAGAAATTCCCTTTATGCCCTTGAGATGCCACTTTACTTGCCAAGGAGGTTGACAATTCCGGTTGTTTGTGAAGAAAACTGGTCAAAGCCATTTGCTGTGGGTTCAGTGATTTTGGCACCGGTTCTGTTATGTGTAATTTGGGTTCCTTTTAATAGAGAAAATTTTATGAGCACCTTTATGATCTATGGGATCGGTTTATTAATTGGAATTGTGCTTGGAATAGCGGCAATTTTAACTACGAATATGTGGGCGCCGCCGCCGCGGAAGTGGTTGTTTCCGTGGCTTGCCGGAGGGTTTCTGATGAGTGTGACTTGGAGTTACATTTCAGCTCAAGAATTGGTAGGGTTGCTAGTTTCAATTGGATACATTTGtggaattagtccttcaattctAGGGTTAACGGTTCTTGCTTGGGGGAATTCACTTGGGGATTTAATGACGAATTTAACCCTGGCTATAAATGGTGGATCTGAGGGTGCTCAAATTGCAATTTCAGGTTGCTATGCTGGCCCAATATTCAATACTCTTGTTGGGTTGGGGTTGTCTCTTGTGACTTGCACTTGGTCACAGTACCCACAAAGTGTTGTGATAACTAAGGATTTATATCTATGGGAGACAATGGGGTTTTTGGTCATTGGATTGATTTGGGCACTTGTGGTTTTGAttagaaaagatatgaaatttaATGGACTTTTGGGAGTGGGGCTTTTGGTAATTTACTTCGTTTCTCTATTTCTCAGGCTAGTTCAGAGTAAAGGGTCTCTAGATCTAGACCAATTCTAG